The Candidatus Atribacteria bacterium genomic sequence GGGGTTAGGATTGAAGATTCTGTGCTGATAACTGATGAAAGTTATGAAATACTAACCTGGTTTCCAAAACTATTAAACCTGTAAACAATATTAGGACGGGTCGGATAAATCCGACCCCTACAATAATAATTAATTTGGAGGAAATATATGGACGATCTAAAAAAAATAGATCCGGAGATATTTGATGCCATTAAGAATGAGGAAAATAGGCAAAAAAATACCATAGAATTAATAGCCTCGGAAAATTTCGTTTCTTCGGCGGTATTAGAAGCCCAAGGTTCAGTTTTGACCAATAAATATGCAGAAGGTTATCCGGGCAAGAATACTATGGTGGATGTAAATACATTGATATTGTAGAAAATATGGCGATTGAAAGGGCTAAAAAGATATTTAAGGCAGAACATGCCAATGTTCAGCCTCATTCCGGTTCACAGGCAAATATGGCAGTTTATTTCAGTGTATTAGAGGTGGGCGATACCATTTTAGCCATGAATCTTTCTCACGGTGGCCATCTTACTCATGGAAGCCCGGTAAACTTTTCCGGAAGATTCTTTAATATTATACCTTATGGAGTAGATAAAGATACTGAACGAATAGATTATGGTAATTTAAGAGATTTGGCTATAAAAAATAGACCAAAATTGATCATAGCCGGAGCGAGTGCCTATCCACGTGAGATAGATTTCTCTACTTTCAGATCTATTGCTGATGAAGTAGGAGCTTATTTAATGGCCGATATTGCCCATATTGCTGGATTAGTCGTAGCCGGTTTACATCAAAGTGCAGTACCCTATTGTCACTTTGTAACCACTACCACTCATAAAACTTTAAGAGGGCCCAGAGGCGGTTTAATATTGTGTACAGAAGAACATGCTCGAGCTATTGACAAAACCATATTCCCGGGGATTCAGGGCGGTCCCTTAATGCACGTTATAGCAGCCAAGGCAGTCTGTTTTAAAGAGGCAATGACCAGCGAATTTTTTGATTATCAGAAGCAGATCATCTTAAATGCCCGGGCTCTGGCAAGTAAATTGATGGAGTTAGGTTATAATTTAGTATCCGGTGGCACTGATAATCACTTGATGTTAGTAGATTTAAGAAATAAAGGGCTTACAGGAAAGCAAGCGGAGAAAGCCCTCGAGGATGCCGGGATCACCGTAAACAAAAATGCGGTGCCTTTTGACCCGCAAAAACCCATGATCACCAGTGGCATAAGGATCGGAACTCCAGCAGTAACTATCCGGGGAATGAAAGAAGAAGAGATGGAAATAATAGCCGGATTGATCAATAGAGTGTTGAATGATACGGATAATCAGGAAATAAAAGATGAAGTAAAAAAAGAAGTAGAAAGTTTTTGTAAAAGATTTGCTTAAAAGAGGGAGGTTTTATCTTGATTTCTACCAGCGATTTTAAAAGAGGATTGACTATCGAAATAAATGAGGATATTTATAGCATTGTTGAATTTCAACATGTTAAACCTGGCAAGGGGGGAGCTTTTGTAAGAACTAAGCTTAAAAATGTGAAAACCGGACTTATCACCGATAAAACATTTAGAGCAGGAGAAAAGATGGAGCAGGCTATCATAGATAGAAAAACTATGCAGTATCTATACAATGACGGTAGTAATTATTGTTTCATGAATAAAGAAAATTACGAGCAAATTTCTTTATCCAAAGAACAGATAAGCGAAATAACTGATTTTTTAAAAGAAGGTAATGATGTGGATGTAATATTCTGTAAGGGTGAGCTAATTGGTGCTGAATTACCTAATTTTATGAACTTAAAAATTATTAGTACCATGCCAGGAGTAAAGGGAAATACGGTATCCGGTGCGCTAAAACCAGCAACTTTGGAGACCGGGGCTATCATTCAAGTCCCTTTGTTTATCAAAGAAGGCGATATTATTAAAATAGATACCAGAGATAAGAGATATATAGAAAGAGAGTAAATTAATATCTCGCAAACAAACAAATAATAGGGATATTAATAATTTGAATGTCTAAAATATATTTCTCTAACGAGATGTTAGATACGAGATACTAAAGATACGGGTGCGAGGAGCGACAATCAATGCAGACTATTAAAACCGATTTAGGTGAAATAAATATTACCAAAGAAACCATTGAGATTATGGTTAGTTTAAATTTGGCTGATGTTAAAGGGGTAGTTAGCAGCAGAAAGTCAATCATAAAGGAAATAACTGACATGTTAAAGGGAGATATTATCGAAAACAAAATAGAAAAAGCGGTCCGTACCATAAAAGTAGAGATAAAAGAGAATAAACCTTTGATAAATTTATATATTATTATCAAATACGGAGTAAGGATGCCCGATATAGCCTGGGATATTCAAAATAGAGTGAAAGATAATTTATTGAAAAAATTAGGAATTAAAATTAATAAAATAGATATACATATTCAAGGAATCCAGTTTCCCAAGAAGACCCAAAGCAAGAAAAATTTGGTTGCTTCCAATCTATTCGTTGAAGTT encodes the following:
- a CDS encoding metallopeptidase, which translates into the protein GVRIEDSVLITDESYEILTWFPKLLNL
- the efp gene encoding elongation factor P, which translates into the protein MISTSDFKRGLTIEINEDIYSIVEFQHVKPGKGGAFVRTKLKNVKTGLITDKTFRAGEKMEQAIIDRKTMQYLYNDGSNYCFMNKENYEQISLSKEQISEITDFLKEGNDVDVIFCKGELIGAELPNFMNLKIISTMPGVKGNTVSGALKPATLETGAIIQVPLFIKEGDIIKIDTRDKRYIERE
- a CDS encoding Asp23/Gls24 family envelope stress response protein, whose translation is MQTIKTDLGEINITKETIEIMVSLNLADVKGVVSSRKSIIKEITDMLKGDIIENKIEKAVRTIKVEIKENKPLINLYIIIKYGVRMPDIAWDIQNRVKDNLLKKLGIKINKIDIHIQGIQFPKKTQSKKNLVASNLFVEVF